The genomic segment GTGGCCGCTTACAATAAAGAAATGACCAAGCCAGATACTGAGAAAATCAATATCAATGATCGAGAAAGTATTCCATCGATTAAAAACTTATTCACTCAAGGTATTGTTTATCAAAATTTAATTCCATTAAATCAGTTTGCGTTACCACCCATACAAGGAACACTATTAGGCGGCAATTTCACGCTAATCCAAGCTTTTTTTGCAACACGTTATGAGCATGACTTTACGAAGGATATATTAATTCTAGAAGATACCGGCGTGAGCTTCAGACAACTGGATCGTAGCTTGCATCAACTGTTATACAAAACTGATTTTAAACCTAGGGCTATTGTGTTTGGACAGTTTTACCCCTTGGATCCTACCGATGAACAACGACTCATGTATAAAACTGTGATTAAAGATTTTGCTAAAAAAACCACTATCCCAGTTTATTACTTTCCTTATTTCGGGCATGGTAGAGAAAATAAACCGTTTATATTTGGTCGCAGCGCTGCAATAAATTGCCCATCAAAACAGGAATATTGCACACTTAAACAAACTAAAATTACTAGTTTTTAAAAGTTTTACAATAACAAGGAGTGAATAGGATGCCTAAAAAAATATTAAAAATAGCATGTGCACTGATTTTATCCAACGCACTGAGTTTTCCTGGTACGGCTGCCATCAAGCCGATAAGCACCGAGCAGTGTGAGAAAATGAAAAAGCAGCGTGTGATCACCGATAAAAATCCCGTCCCCTGCGACCGCTTAAGAACGGTAAGTTTTCCACTTATCAATTTTGCGGGTCGAGAAGATAAAGGGCAAGTTGTCGTACTCGATGCGCTTGCAGAACGTACACAAAGCATTTTTGATACGTTGTTCAAGCGAAAATTTCCAATCAACAAAGCAGTATTGATGGAAACCTATAATGGTGATGATCAAGCTTCGATGAACGATAATAATACTTCTGCCTTTAATGGTCGGCCGATAACCGGCGGATCGAATTGGTCCTTACACGCGTATGGCGTTGCTATTGATGTCAATCCATTACAAAATCCCTATATTTCGTTTGATGAACTAGGTCATGCCACTATTTTACCTGCGCTGGCAGCAAAACAGTCCATCAATCGCTTAAATTACCGGCCTAAAAAAGATTTTCGAGCCGGTATGGCTGAGGACGCCATTGACATCTTTGCTGAAAATGGTTTTATTGGTTGGGGTGGCTATTGGAATTATCCGATTGATTATCAACACTTCGAAATTGGTAGCCGGAAATTTGTCGAGCAGCTCATTAACTTATCACCTTGCAAGGCACGACATGCCTTTGAACAATACGCCAGATCCTATACCGATTGTATGGCAAAAAGTTCAACCTGTCCGCATGCTGCTGCGCGCGCGGCGTGTGTCGCAAAGATTATTCGATAACGATTAGAAAAATAAGGAACGCAGCAACCAGTGCTCACCCAGCTGCATGCCAGAAAAATTTTTTCACAAGGAGGAGTCGTCATGAGTTATATAAAGGTTGGTGAAGAACATAAAACGGCTATCAAACTCTATTATAAAGATTGGGGCAAGGGACCAGCGGTAGTATTTAGCCATGGCTGGCCGCTGAATGCCGATGCCTTTGAAGATCAAATGCTGTTTCTCGCCGAGCAGGGTTACCGTTGCATTGCACATGATCGACGTGGTCATGGTCGCTCCAGTCAAGCATGGCATGGTAATGATATGGATACATATGCCGATGATCTGGCTAAGTTAGTGACTGAACTCAATCTAAAAGATGTTATCCATGTCGGCCATTCTACTGGCGGTGGCGAAATAGCACGTTACATAGGTCGACATGGAACAAAAAGAGTAGCGAAAGCCGTGCTTATAGGTGCCGTTACACCTTTTATGTTAAAAACAGTCGCTAATCCTGACGGTCTTGACATGCAGGTATTTGATGAAATTCGTCAGAATGTATTGAAGGATCGTTCACAATTTTTTAAAGAATTTTCAGCGCCCTTCTATGGCGCTAATCGACCCGATGCGAAAGTCTCTCAGGGACTCAGAGATTCATTCTGGTTACTCGGCATGCAAGCGGGTTTCAAAGCAGTTTTTGATTGCATTAAGGCGTTTTCTGAAACTGATTTCAGAACCGATCTAAAAAAATTTGATAGGCCAACACTAATTATGCACGGAGATGACGATCAAATCGTACCGATTCAAAGCTCAGCATTACTTACGGTCAAGCTTGTAAAAGATGCTACATTAAAAATTTACCCGCATGCACCGCACGGTTTATGCTCGACGCAGAAAAACCAAATCAACCACGATCTACTCGCTTTTTTTAAACAAGGCTAATTAACAAGTTATGCGTAAGGATTAGCTTGCCAGCTACCATATAAAGGATTCGGTAAAATGAAATAACCATCACCAAACTTTGCATATTGCTGTGCACTGTCAGGCAAGGCATAGGCGCTTGCTTGTTTAAACTCTGGAAAATCTTGGATATTATCACCAAAATAAGCGATTACTGGATGTGGAGGCAGTTTGTTAGACCACACCATCTCATCCGCTTGATAACAACCCTGCGTCACCGCATTAAAACGCGGATTTTTATCGGCTGGATGTGGTGATTTTTTATTGTTTGCTAAAATGACTTGATCGAAAACAAGCTGTTGTTGTTTTAAATTCTGAACAGTGGCCTCGAGCGCCGTAATTCCAGATTGATCGACATACGAACCATCGCGGTTAGAAATTAAACTGACGTAACCGCCTAATTGATGAACTAATTGCGTAAACGCTACTACGCCAGGTAAAGCCTGGGATTTTTGCGGTATGGTCACAAAATGCGAAAAATCTGCCGGATTTGCCGCTAAGTTACCACATTGATAAAAATACCAAGAGTTATCTAAGGTTGTTTCATCAATATCTAACACCACGCCCCAAGTTTTGGCCTTTGGATGATGCACTTGTACCCATTGTTTAACATATACCGAACCCATGTTATACACTTGTCGATAGCTGGCTTTTTTCTCTGCCGAATCGCGATACCATTTGACCGCTTGCAAAATGCTAGGATTTTTTTGTGCGGCCGGCGCACAAACAATGACAAATTGATTACCAGCAAAAGCGATACTACTGAAAAGCGCTAACAGTAGGGACAGTAACATTTTTTTCATGTTTTTGCTCAATTCAAATAGTTAAAATGTTGTGCGATCCCTGCTAAAAAGTCTTAACCTAGTTATAATTTATTTTTATGTAAAAAGCCATGTCCAAGCCGATATTTCATTAAATTGAAAAGTACATTTTTTTCACCTATGATAGTTTTGAAATTTATATTGAAGACCGACCACCAACAAATCCTCGTATTTTTGCGTTACCCAGTCCCATAGCATAATAAAAAAGGACAAAAAATATGCCTAAGCGTAAAAAAACAAAAACTACCCAATCGAAACCTACAACTATATTAGACGCCCCTGCAAATCCCGATAAAATCTCTCTTAAAACTTGGCAAGTTTATGCCGCACAATCTGCCTTTGTTCTTTTAGATAAAAAACCTGATGCCCACAATATTGATTTTCTAATCCTAAAAAAACATTTTGAAAACTATGTAATAAGTAAAGAGGGCACCAAACTAAAAGCAGAAATCGAGCAGGTTCGTTTTAAAACAAGAACCAATCCTGAATTCGAAAAACTGTTTGATAATGCCTGTGATCTTGATGATCAAGATATTCAAAAAATGGCGACGGTTTTAGAAATAGCATCGGTATTAAGTGATTTAAAACAAAAAGAGTATTCCTTACAATTAAGTACTATAAAAGAAATTTTTGTATTAATGAATGCCTTTCTTCCTTATTATTCTCAAGATAGTCGTAATAGCTGGAATTTAGCTAGCTTGTTTAAATCTTGCGAGAAAATGCACGGATTGTATTTTCATAGTTTAAAGCAACTAGTCTCCATAGATAGCGATATTCCATTGTTTAAGCAAATACAAGCGACTTATTTGTGCGCGATGATGATGTGGGTTAGTAATACCCGTTCTGAGTTGGAGTTACAATTTAAATTAATCATGCTTGCCTTTAATACTTTAGAAAAGTGTCAACATTTCAATCAAATGTTAGCCGCTGACTATCCATTAGACTCTGATTACAAATCACTTATATTGCCCAGTCCACTTAGTATTGTGGATACAATATACACCTATTATGAAAATCTACATAAAGAGAATACGCTACTTCCAATCTTAAAGAATCTGAAGGAAAGATTATTAAATTTAGGAGATAAGCAATCTTTACGATTACCTCTTTTGGAGGAACTGATATTTTTTCTGGATAAGATTTTAGATGTTGGTTTATCTTCAGCTGCAAGCCTTGAGCAAAAAGTCGATCTATTTGATAAATACAAATCCTACCAGGGGATTATGGAAAAAATGCAGCTAAGTTATGATCTGCTTATGAATAAAGAACATCTGATTTCGGTATATATGCAGAAATTATTTGATCCAAATATAGATAAACAAAAATTGCAGAAAACTACCAAGGAGCGCATACTTAAAAAATATATCGCTAAATTAAACGCTTCCGAAAATAAAGATTTGAATAGTCGATTAGAGATACTAAAAAATAATCTTACTGAACACAACATTTTCGGTTCCATAGCAGAATTTACACAACTCTATATAGATAAAAATATAGATGACGATATTATAGAAATTTTTGTTGATGAAGAATCAACTTTTTTAGTGTGGAAAAAACTGCATGAATTAAGTATTAAATGGAAAGAATTAAAGAACACTATTTCAGAATATGAAAAGAACGCAGCACAATTTTCCAGCGAACTCATAGAGGAAGATGGAAGCAAAAAAATAAAAGAGACTGAAGAATTAGAAGCTAAATTAGCTGCATTAAATAAGAAAAAAACAGAGATAGTTGCTAGAAAATTTAATGAAGATCAATTAAAAAAAGTTGAAGATGAAAGTGTTGCAAGAACTCAACAAGAGGAAAGATTAAAACAAAATCGGTTATGTGCATTAGATCAAATCCAACAAACTATTTCAGCATCTTTAGGTGATATAGCTCAGCCTTCAGAAAAAGAACAACAAATTATCTCGGATATTTATAAACATCTTGGATATGAAAATTTAGGTTTGGAATCACTCAAACATACTATTTTATCGATTGGCCCTCGACTTCAGGATATACATGTAATTTTAATTTTACTGAGTAGTTTATTCGATAATTTTACCAGTCAATTACAAAATAATTTACGCATCTACCAAAAAAAATACAGCGCCGCCATACTTAATACAACGGATAAGTTTGGTACAAGATTTTTTAATCAAACTGATCATGATAATAATAAGCATATCAATGCTTCTTTACCTGAAATTATAACACTTATATCCGCGATGGAAGTTTATGCTGAAAAAGCCCTGATGACGCTTCAGATTATAAAAAACCTAAGAAATCAAATTCAAGATAACACTCATTATCATGCATGGGATAAAGCTGAAAAATTTAGAACGTTAGAATATTCAGATATTCACAAAAAGGTTTCATTAAATTTTGGACAATTTGAAAAGAATAGAATGAGCAAAGAAAGGGCTTATTTTTTAGGGGAAATACCCTCTCCTAAAAAAACAAATATACCTAAACCAATAAAGGAAACTGAAGTTTCTGAAAGATTAGTAGCGCTGAAACAATCTTTCGAAAAGCTAAACGAGAAAATTAAGGAGTGCCTATTAATTATACAGCCTATGCATAATCAAATGCATGAGGTCTTGGATCTAAGTCATAATGTTAGCCATCTAAGCCTCTCTACAAACACCGAAGTTAAAACTAGAATTTCTCAGTTTTTTAGACAGCAATTTAACCCTAGAACGACTGTGGAAAGAAAACAGATATTATTAACTGCTCTCCATCATTTATTAGATGAAAAGTATGATCTACTAAAAGAGAATATTTTATCGGAAATAAATAAGGACCAAACTATAGATGATAAAAAATTCAGGGATTTATTTAAATCGATACAAGATAAAATTAATGTTATTCCGACGATGGGTAGAAGCCTCAGTTTTTAAATGAGTCTTGGTTATTCGTCTAGCTTAAATAATTAAAATTGGTGGAGCTAAGCGGGATCGAACCGCTGACCTCTTACATGCCATGCAAGCGCTCTCCCAGCTGAGCTATAGCCCCGTGCTCAGCATTTTACCGCAGCACAAAACGCTGTCAACTGCGAATTGAGTGCTAAGCCACAACAATGCACAATATAGCTAGTTTAGTAATAAGTTTGGCTAAAGACTGTTAGCTATCTGTTTAATTTCCTCATCATTTAGGTTCTGCTCAGTAACTGCTAACGGCAATTCATTTCTATACCAAAAACTGCTGGTATAATTACACGCGCGCTTAGTGAACTGATAGGTTTCCTCGCCCATTTTATAAAGTACTCCCTGGAGTAACTGCAGAAAAAGCATAGGTAAAATTTTACTATCTGCCGTTATAAATAAACTAGGGTTCCATAACATGGCCCAAGTAAGCGATTGCACAAAAAAACAAACTAATTTATTGTGAATTTTTTCAGCCATCTTTTGCGTCAGCGGTTGACCTATGATAACGCCAAGGCTACCCATTACCCAATAGCTAAAAAGTCGGGCAAATTTTTCTTCTACTTCTGCCGTTTCATCGAACAAAATACTATTTAAACCCGCATTGACTGATGCAAACACAAAAGGTCTAAATCCATAATTAATATACGCGGTCAGAGAAGGACAACTCTCTTTATTCGCTAGGCCTACATCATTCAAGCCCGCTGAAAAAAATCCGCCCCCTAATGACCATAATGACAAAGGCCATGCCTTGCTTAATTCGTCAACTCCGGCATTATTTGCTGAATTCAAACTTCTTTTAACCATTCTTCTAGATGAATGAAATACTGGCAATGGTGAGGAAGGCGTTTCTGATAGATTTAACAATGGTTTGATGGAATCTAAATAAATAAATGCCTGTTCATGCGCGTCTGGATAGAAATTAAGATACTGATTACAGAGATTAACCTGCTGATTCGACCAAACCACAAACTTGTCAATATTTGAAGTATTACCGATGAAGCTATCGATATGGGTATAAAAACCTTCCAAATCATTTTTTTGCAAATAATTGACTAGAATTTTAAATAATTCCGGATCTTCATTGATTAAATAACCGACCCATTTAAGTGCATTAAAATAAAAAGGATATCTGCGCGCTTTTAAAAATTCAAAAATAAACGTATCGTTTACAAAATTTCTAAGATCATTGATCTGTCTCTTTGGACAAATACCACCTGCATATAATTCAGCAATTCCTTCCGTCAACGTCAAATCTAACTCAAGATCCCTGACAAACAGGGCATATAAATGATGAATATATTCATGATTCAGCGCTGAAAGCTCAGTCACGTAAGTATAGGTCGATCCTAATAAAGTATTGTTAGAACTGAATTTTTCAGGAGGAAAGTATGTGGCTAAAACAGTATGGGATGCTTCTGGAGGATCGTCACGTTCAAAAATAAATTTATCGATTAAAAAATTCTTTTTGGAATCAGCTAAATGTAACACATATTCACTGGCATTATAGTTAAGTTCAAATCCAAATTCTTCCATCCAAGAAACAAAGGATTCTACATTTCTCATGGCAACGCACAAACGATCCAAATCTGATTTAGAACAGTTATTATTTTTGATATCTATGGAAAAATGAGATAATTGATCCGTTGCACAGCTATAGTTATCCTTATAACGGATATAATCGGACTTACATTGCGCTCGATAATTTTTGCTGTCACATAACGCGGTAAGATTAGTTGAATTGGGGTAACTTTGTGCTAAAAAAGATTTATAAAATATGTATTTCAAGAAATTCTCTTCTACATACGGTCTGAATTGATCATAAAGTACATTGCGCGTATCTTGTATTGATTGTTTTATCGTGGCGTGATTGACTTTTACACTCCAAATGCGGCTAGTTTTTAAAGTATGATCCAATACACCTAAGGTATCAAACAATTTCATCGCCGCCAGTTCATTGGAATCAACGTGGGTTTTATCTAATGAACAAGCTAACTCATTAATAGTCCGTATTAAAGCAGGATAATTTTTAATAAACGACCTGGATTGAAAACTTAACTGCAAAGTATTGCGAAAATTTGATAAAAGTTCAGACGAGTTAAACGATCGGTTAGAAATCTTTTGAAAATCATTAGTCCAAATACTAATTTCAGCTTTTTCAAAGAGATAGCGATAACCAGGTTCTAACATCAACGCTAATAGCTTAAGGTAATGAATCACTACCTTTTCTTGCTGGCTATCGAAACGAGATTCTAAACTTAGTTTGTCCAGAATTTCAGCGGTAATTTGACTAAACTCTTTCAACACATTATCGTTTTGCGGTTTAGATTCAACAAATTTTCTTAGAAATTCAAAAAATAAATTAGTTTCTGAAGGATGAGAAAAAAAATCGACGGATTTAATTTGTTCATAAAAAGTATTTAAAATAATAGACAAAGTATTCGGCGAAACGGAAAAATAATCAATCCATTTTTCCTGTTTTAATAATAAAGCTTTTAAACTTTTAGAAATCGGCCATGAAGAGAAATCAGCTTTTTTTTGCATCATTATCATATAAACTCCATTTTATTTTCCCATTTATTTATTACAGCATTTTTTTTATTTTTTTACAATTAAAATAATTAAATTAATTTAAAAAAAATAAATATTAAAGGGCTAAAGAATATAATTATGGAGTAATATGAAGATCACACACTGGCTTCAATCTAACGCTCGTTTTATACGGTGTAAAACTTCTGCTTTTCCTAACACGCGTAAGGTTGCATTAATGGGTGGTGATATATTTGAGCCGGTCATAACATAACGTAAAGGTTGAGCCACTTTACCTAATTTTAAAGAAAGTTCAGTAGCGGTTTCGATCAGTACGTTATGTATGGATTCGTCCGTCCAAACAGCCAATGCTTGAAACCTAGCCTGCAAAACTTTTAATATCGCGATTATATCGGCTGAAATGCTTTGCTTATCCAAACTAGGTGCCAAATAAAAATAAGCACTTTTCTCGGCCATCTCAGTTAATGTTTTGACTCGTTCACGCTGTAAAAGCACTACGTCAATTAAGTCTGGCCCTTTTTGCGTGTGAATATTTAAACGCTGAAATTCTTTCGCTAATAACGAGGCAATTTGGTTTGCGTCATCGTTTTTTAAATAATGTTGATTAAGCCAAATGAGTTTATCTGGGTTAATCGCAGCGGGTGCTTTATTTAAATGCTGCAAATCAAAATAGCTTATCATTTCTTTGCGGGAGAAAATTTCTTGATCACCATGTGACCAGCCTAATTTAACCAAATAATTTAAAACGGCGTCCGCTAAATAACCTTGATCCCGATATTCTAAAATATTCGCCGCACCGGTACGTTTAGAAAGTTTTTTACCATCACTGCCTAGAATCATCGGTAAATGAGCATAGACTGGCATATGGACACCTAATGCCAATAATATATTGATTTGCCTGGGCGTATTATTCAAATGATCATCGCCACGTATCACATGCGTAATCTGCATATCACTATCATCGACGACAACCGTAAAATTATACGTCGGCGAGCCATCACTGCGCGCAATAATTAAATCATCTAATTCGCTATTTTGAAAAACAACTTGCCCATGCACTTGATCATCGACGACCACTTCACCATTTAACGGATTACGAAAGCGCACTACGTAACTTTGATCCAGAAATATTGATGTTCTATCTCGACAATGACCGTCATAACGTGGTTTTTGGTGTTCGGCAAGTTGCTTTTCGCGTAATTCAGTTAGACGTTCTTTAGAACAATAACAACGATAAGCTTTACCTTCCGTTAACAACTTCTCTAAGACTTCTTGGTAACGGCGTAAACGCTGACTTTGAAAGATCGGACCCTCGTCATAATTCAAACCTAACCATTGCAAACCTTGCAAAATGACATCCGTTGCCTCTGCGGTGGATCGTTCGGTGTCAGTATCTTCTATACGTAAAATAAATTGGCCTTGCTGATTTTTTGAGTACAACCAAGCATATAGCGCTGTTCTAACACCGCCGATATGCAAGTAACCGGTGGGACTGGGTGCGAAACGAGTACGAACTTTCATAAATTAACCTTTTTTATACTCACAGCAAGGGGATTTGTCACGGCGCCGCAAAGATGAGCAACCGGAATGTATGGGTTATACATGAGGATTGCGATTTGAACGGTAACACAGACAATATCAAGTGCGAAGAGTATATCAAATGGATTGAAACGGTTTAATATCCCCTTTACCGCAACGAATAATTTCTGGCGTATTAGTAGATAAATCGATGACTGTCGTCGGCTCTAAACCGCAAAAACCACCCTCTATCACTAAATCAATGCGTTTACCTAAAATATCACACATAGCTTCAGGTTCTATTAAAGGTAAATCCGAATTGGGCAAAATCAACGTAGTACTCACTAAGGGTTGATCAATCATCTCCATAAGCGCATGCACAATTTTATTGTCAGGAATTCTTATACCAATGGTTTTACGTTTAGCGTTGACTAAATAGCGTGGCACCTGTGAAGTGACGGGTAACAAAAAGGTGTAAGGACCCGGCGTATTGGCTTTTATTAAACGAAAAATAGGGTTTTCTAATTGAGCAAACAGCGCCATTTCCGAAATATCGCGACAGAGTAAGGTCAGGCAATGCTGGTCCTTTAACTGACGTATCTGTCTAATGCGTTGTATGCCTTTTTTATTACCCAATTGACAGCCCAAGGCATAGGCCGAGTCTGTCGGATAGACAATGACTCCTTCTTTCATCAACATATTCGCCGCAAGCCGAATTAAATGCAGCTGCGGATTTTCCGGATGGATCTTGAGAAACTGGCTCACATTGCTAACCCTTTTCTAAACAACTCATACTGTTATATATACTCTTCGCATTTGATTTTTTGTCAGTGTTGCCGCTAACTCGCAATTCTCATGTACATATTGACTATACCGGATTGCTGCAAGGACACAGCACTTGACAAAAATCCTATTACTGTGAGTATACTAAGGTGTATCGAGTCTCTACTACCTTCATTCAATGCACTTACTCGTCGATTTTCTACCTATAGTTGTCTTTTTTATTGCTTACAAGCTTTTTGGCATCTATGTAGCAACCGCAGCCGCTATTATTATCAGTTTGTTACAAGTAATCAGTTACTGGATAAAGCACCGTACCGTACCTAGTATACAGCTTATTAGCTTAGTCCTCATCCTCTTCTTTGGGGGCGGGACTCTGTTGTTGCATAATGAATTACTTATAAAATGGAAGCCCACTGCCCTTTACTGGTTACTCGCTTGTGGCGCGTTAGTGACTCAATATTTTGGTAAAAAACCTTTAATCCAACATCTGTTAGAAACGAATATTGTCCTACCCGTACACCTTTGGTCCTCTTTAAATAGAAATTGGATCATCTTTTTCACCTTAATGGGCGGAATTAATTTATGGGTCGCTTACACGTTTGATACCAATACCTGGGTAAATTTTAAGTTATTCGGCTTGTTGGGAATTACGTTTGTATTTATAATCGTGCAAGCTATTTATTTAGCGCGATATATTCGAACTGATGAAAAAACATGAAAAATAACCTTACACTCGATACCGCTTCCACAATACACAAAAAACTCTATCAGGCACTCGCGACGACATTTTTGGAAGTGATTGATGAAGGTGATCAGCATATAGGGCACGCTGAAGAAGGTGCTGGTCATTTTGCTGTGCAGATCTCATCACCTCTATTTAAAAATAAATCTTTAGTTGACTGCCATCGGCTTATTTATGCAGCACTCGGTGATACCATGGGCAGTGAGATTCATGCCTTAAGAATAGAAATCATTCCGTAGATGCAATTAATACCCTTCATACTCGGACCTATCATTTAAGCTTTTTCCAATTCAACTAAATCCAAATCCGAGAGTTCGGTGACTTTCCTTACTAAATCTAAAGACAAGCCTTCTGCTAAAAGGTTTTTAGCCATTTTGTGGCGCTCATCTTTACGGCCTCTTTCTTCAAGTAGTTGTGCAAATGTCATGATAGTTTCTTTATCCTCCGGTAAGTTTGACCAGCATTTCTCCGATTGGCAGAAATATTAAGAATTTGAAAAATAAACTTTATTTCATTATAATCATTCTTACTGGTAAGAATACAAGGAGCAATTATGAGTACATTAGCGACCACTAGATTATCATCTAAAGGCCAAATAGTCATTCCTGAAGAAATTAGAGAACAAATGGGTCTTCACACGGGAGATCGATTTATAGTAATAGCAGAGGAAGGTGTTGTTATTTTAAAAACTATATTTCCCCCTGAACAAAGCGAATACCACTCCCTAATTAAAAAAACACGCCGTGCGGTAAAAAGAGCAGGCCTAACAAAAGCATCTGTCAGTGCTGCCATTAAAAAAGCACGTAAAAAATGATTAAGCTTATC from the Rickettsiella endosymbiont of Aleochara curtula genome contains:
- a CDS encoding L-threonylcarbamoyladenylate synthase, which gives rise to MSQFLKIHPENPQLHLIRLAANMLMKEGVIVYPTDSAYALGCQLGNKKGIQRIRQIRQLKDQHCLTLLCRDISEMALFAQLENPIFRLIKANTPGPYTFLLPVTSQVPRYLVNAKRKTIGIRIPDNKIVHALMEMIDQPLVSTTLILPNSDLPLIEPEAMCDILGKRIDLVIEGGFCGLEPTTVIDLSTNTPEIIRCGKGDIKPFQSI
- a CDS encoding LD-carboxypeptidase; the protein is MLKKIIFLVTALSLTVANPILAKSYRRVALISSSTQYNEDNIEQIKQELEKKSYIVNTQYLNQVVSDFGYVNTDQSRANALLAALSDKHIDIIWMVRGGAGAINLFPALYANTDKLKKLKPKIIVGFSDVTAIHYFVNTVLNWPSVHAVVAAYNKEMTKPDTEKININDRESIPSIKNLFTQGIVYQNLIPLNQFALPPIQGTLLGGNFTLIQAFFATRYEHDFTKDILILEDTGVSFRQLDRSLHQLLYKTDFKPRAIVFGQFYPLDPTDEQRLMYKTVIKDFAKKTTIPVYYFPYFGHGRENKPFIFGRSAAINCPSKQEYCTLKQTKITSF
- the gltX gene encoding glutamate--tRNA ligase; the protein is MKVRTRFAPSPTGYLHIGGVRTALYAWLYSKNQQGQFILRIEDTDTERSTAEATDVILQGLQWLGLNYDEGPIFQSQRLRRYQEVLEKLLTEGKAYRCYCSKERLTELREKQLAEHQKPRYDGHCRDRTSIFLDQSYVVRFRNPLNGEVVVDDQVHGQVVFQNSELDDLIIARSDGSPTYNFTVVVDDSDMQITHVIRGDDHLNNTPRQINILLALGVHMPVYAHLPMILGSDGKKLSKRTGAANILEYRDQGYLADAVLNYLVKLGWSHGDQEIFSRKEMISYFDLQHLNKAPAAINPDKLIWLNQHYLKNDDANQIASLLAKEFQRLNIHTQKGPDLIDVVLLQRERVKTLTEMAEKSAYFYLAPSLDKQSISADIIAILKVLQARFQALAVWTDESIHNVLIETATELSLKLGKVAQPLRYVMTGSNISPPINATLRVLGKAEVLHRIKRALD
- a CDS encoding alpha/beta hydrolase → MSYIKVGEEHKTAIKLYYKDWGKGPAVVFSHGWPLNADAFEDQMLFLAEQGYRCIAHDRRGHGRSSQAWHGNDMDTYADDLAKLVTELNLKDVIHVGHSTGGGEIARYIGRHGTKRVAKAVLIGAVTPFMLKTVANPDGLDMQVFDEIRQNVLKDRSQFFKEFSAPFYGANRPDAKVSQGLRDSFWLLGMQAGFKAVFDCIKAFSETDFRTDLKKFDRPTLIMHGDDDQIVPIQSSALLTVKLVKDATLKIYPHAPHGLCSTQKNQINHDLLAFFKQG
- a CDS encoding M15 family metallopeptidase — translated: MPKKILKIACALILSNALSFPGTAAIKPISTEQCEKMKKQRVITDKNPVPCDRLRTVSFPLINFAGREDKGQVVVLDALAERTQSIFDTLFKRKFPINKAVLMETYNGDDQASMNDNNTSAFNGRPITGGSNWSLHAYGVAIDVNPLQNPYISFDELGHATILPALAAKQSINRLNYRPKKDFRAGMAEDAIDIFAENGFIGWGGYWNYPIDYQHFEIGSRKFVEQLINLSPCKARHAFEQYARSYTDCMAKSSTCPHAAARAACVAKIIR
- a CDS encoding HAD family acid phosphatase; the encoded protein is MKKMLLSLLLALFSSIAFAGNQFVIVCAPAAQKNPSILQAVKWYRDSAEKKASYRQVYNMGSVYVKQWVQVHHPKAKTWGVVLDIDETTLDNSWYFYQCGNLAANPADFSHFVTIPQKSQALPGVVAFTQLVHQLGGYVSLISNRDGSYVDQSGITALEATVQNLKQQQLVFDQVILANNKKSPHPADKNPRFNAVTQGCYQADEMVWSNKLPPHPVIAYFGDNIQDFPEFKQASAYALPDSAQQYAKFGDGYFILPNPLYGSWQANPYA
- a CDS encoding septation protein A — encoded protein: MHLLVDFLPIVVFFIAYKLFGIYVATAAAIIISLLQVISYWIKHRTVPSIQLISLVLILFFGGGTLLLHNELLIKWKPTALYWLLACGALVTQYFGKKPLIQHLLETNIVLPVHLWSSLNRNWIIFFTLMGGINLWVAYTFDTNTWVNFKLFGLLGITFVFIIVQAIYLARYIRTDEKT
- a CDS encoding BolA family protein — translated: MKNNLTLDTASTIHKKLYQALATTFLEVIDEGDQHIGHAEEGAGHFAVQISSPLFKNKSLVDCHRLIYAALGDTMGSEIHALRIEIIP
- a CDS encoding AbrB/MazE/SpoVT family DNA-binding domain-containing protein; translation: MSTLATTRLSSKGQIVIPEEIREQMGLHTGDRFIVIAEEGVVILKTIFPPEQSEYHSLIKKTRRAVKRAGLTKASVSAAIKKARKK